TCACCACGTCGAAGGATTATCAGGCGTCGCTGGGCGTCGAAATCGCTGTCGACGGCGCTATCGCTATTGAGCTGGATAAGGCTGCCATCATCGAGTTGGAAGCGTCGTTGCTCGCCGGTACTGCTGCGCTGCTGCGCAAGCATGGCGGGTACGGGTGTATAGTCCCGGCCGAGCCAGGCTGCCGTGCTGACAGTAGCCAATAGACCCAGTAACTTCAGGCTTTCCCGCCGCCGCATTCCATGACGGGTACCATTAAGGGTTTGCCGGGCCAGTTGAGCTGGCACGCCTGCAAATTCATCCCCAAGCGTATCCACACGCTGCCACGCCAACACGTGCTCTGGGCGCTGCTGCAGCCAGTGCTCAAAAGTGCGCTGTGTTTGCTCATCGGGTTGATTGAAGCGAAGGCGCACTTGCCAGTGGATCGCCTGGTCGACAACGGCCGGATCCAGCGCCTGCGACTCACGCCTCGACATAACGCAAGCGATAGCAGTGTTGCAGGGCTATGGCCAGGTCGCGTTCCACCGTCGCACTGGAAACACCCAGCTTTTCGGCTATTTGCGCGCAGGTCAAACCGTCGAGCCGGGCAAATAAAAACGCTTGGCGAACTCTCGGCTTAAGCATATCGAGCATGCGGTCTATGCGCTCAAGCGCATCAAGAATCAGCAGTCGGCGTTCTTCCGAGGGAACCTCGTGTTGAGGCAGCAACGTGATGCTTTCCAAGTAGGCACGTTCGAGTTCGCGACGACGATACTGATCAATCATCAGTCCGCGGGCGATACTGCTCAAATAGGCGCGTGGTTCACGCAAGGGGCTGGACTGACGGGATTTGAGCAGACGTACAAAGGTGTCCTGCGCCAAATCTGCTGCGTTATCGCGACATCCAATGCGTCGGATCAGCCAACCTTGTAACCACGAGTGGTGGGTGCGATAGAGCAGCCCTAGATCTGCAGTACCTAGTGTTTCATCGCTGCGCATCGGAATACCGGCAAGTATATGATTGATAATTAATCGCATTCTACTCGCGCGATAGGCCTCAGGTAAATACGTGGCGCTCAGCGTCCGCTTTTGGGCAAACGCTGTGATTCAACACCCGCCGCCCTTCCAGCGATGACAAAGGATCTGCCCGCCGCCGCACACCGCGCCGCAGTCGTTGCTGCTGGTGGCCGAGCGACGGAACGGCCCGCACACCGTGCCTGGACAGGATGCCGTGTGAGCTTCTGGCTCAAACGATTGGGATCATGTTGCTGATGATCTCCCGCGTGTGGCTCGCCAGGTCCTTGCTATTCATGCTTGCCACGACATCCGCCTCGATGGGCGGGTGGGCGACGATGCTGACGTCAGTGGAGCGCAATGAATTGTAGGCAACGTCTCTGACAGCGGAGCAGATCGTCACGGGAACGATCCCCACCCCCATGTCCTTGGCGAGCCGGAACGCGCCGCTCTTGAAAGGTAACAAGTTCCCGCCATTGTTCCGGGTGCCTTCAGGGAAAATCCAGAGGGACGTATTGTTGGCCGCGACATTCTTGGCCACCTTGCGCATGCTCTGGATCGAGGCCCGCGGATTGCTTCGGTCAATGAACAGGCTGCCGGTCAGCCAATACAATTGCCCCACCAGGGGCAACCACTTGAGCGATTCCTTCCCGACAATGACCGTGCCTGGCTTGAGCGCCTCGGCAACGATCATCACGTCATAGTTGCATTGATGGTTGACCACGTAGATATACGGCTTGCCCTCGGCAATCGTGTTGAAGCCCCTGACAGCGACACGAACCAAAAATATTCGATTGATCACCGAATAGGCGCGGCAGGCGACGTGCAGGTTCCGGTTCTTCTTCGGATTGATCAACATGAACACACATAAAAATGGAAAGCTCAGGACGATGAACAGCCCGACCAACAGCCATCTCACTACCAGAATCATACGTCACCCACCTTGCTTGAATCCCTTGAACCCTTGGCAGCACCGGCCTGGGCTTCGCTACACCCCACCAATGCGATGCCATAGAAGCCTTCCTCATCGACACACGCCATTACCCCAACATCGCCGGCCTTGACCGATTGCGCCAAGTCGGCGAGTTGGTAGGCTCCGACCAGGGACAGGCTCAATGCTTTTGCCCGTTGCAGGACAGCGAGTTTTTCCCCGAATGCCTGGCCGAGATCGTCCAGGGCGGCCCGCCACGATTCCGCTACCGACACGCTGACCTGACCGAGTCTATCAAGCGCCACCCCATTGCCTGCCACGAACGTGAGTATCAGGTCGCCCAGGCTGGCCCCGCTCGTGGGGAACAAGCGCCCGGTCACGCAGGACCTGACCACCGGCCCCGGCGTTTGCGGATCGGAACAGGTTCGGAGACTGAAAATCGCGGCGGTATCGATTCGTTCTGCCGCGTCCAGCCCATGGCTGTCGGCATAAAGAGTACCGAATTCGCCGCTGAAGGTTTCCATGGCTGTCGCGTAGATCCGCTCGCAGTCCCCGCGCCTGGCGAATCGCAGCCCTTGCACCATCGCGCTGTAGAAGCTCAGTTCCTTGGCGCAGAGCGAAACGTTGGCACCCTTGATGCCGTATTTGATCGCCAACTGCCCCACCGAGGAATTTATGACGGTGTTGGGGATCTGTGCCGGATTGACCTGGAATGCAAAACGACTTTCGTTCGACTCCTTGATCAACTGGATGACGGTATCGATCGAACCGTTGGACGTGCCACCAATGACGGCCGCACGCGCCAGGGATTCGCCCTGGTTGGCATCCTCGATCAACGACATCGCCGCCAACAGCAACAGGGACTGTCGATCGAAGTTCTTCAACTCCCGGCTAGGCACCAGTTCGCCCGCCGTCAGGTCCCACCGGGGCGCCAGCCCATGATGCAACTCCGTGCCCCCTTGCTCGAATGCGCCGGGCATCCGCAACATGACCCAATCGTTTACGGCCAGTGCAACGATAGCGTCATTGCTCATTTGGGATTACCGAATACCAGGATTGAATTATTTCCGCCAAAAGCGAAGGCATTGTTGATGACCACGTCGACTTTTCCGGCCCTGAAACCCTCGCAAACCACGTCGATGGGTATTTCAGGATCCTGCTCGCTCACGTTGATCGTCGGCGGCAACCCTTCGCTGAGGGCAAGCATGCAGGCGATGGCACCGAAACCCGCCGCCGCGCCCATGCTATGCCCCATCATGGACTTGATCGAACTGACCGGTGGCGGTGAATGGCCAAAGACCGCCTCGATGGCCTTGTACTCGTTACTGTCATTGGCTGCCGTACCGGTGCCGTGGGCACAGATATAACCCACCGTCCCGGGCGGGACGCAGGCGTTTGCAAGTGCCGCCTTCATGCAGTCGCCAACGCTGTGATGATTGAGCCTCACCATGTGGTCCGCATCGCAATTCATCGCGAAGCCCAGCACTTCTGCATAAATGTGTGCTCCACGGCGAATGGCCCGTTCGTAACTTTCAAGCACCAGCGCGCTGCCGCCTTCGGAGGTCAGGACACCCTTGCGGCCGGCGTTGAACGGCGTGCAGTCCTTGTCGGTCATGCTGCCCAGGCGATGGAAGGTCGCGAAGGTGGCCTTGTACACTGCATCGCTCCCACCGCAGATGGCCAGCTCGCAGTCACCCGCCTGGATGGCCTCGTAGCCGAAGATCAACGCAGCATTACTGGCCGAGCAGGCATTGCCAATCGTCACGGCCTCGCCGGTGGAACCTATCGATCTGGCCACGTCTCGGCTGATCTCGGAGGCAAACGTGCGCCCCAGCGAAGCATGCAGGCCTGGCTGGGACTGCGCCATGGCCGTGACCATGTCGTCGATCAGGTTGGATTCACCATAAGTCGTGCCGAAGTAACAATTGACCCGCTTGCCAGCAATCGCTGCCCGCTCGATCCCGGCATCGGCAAGGGCGAGCCCGGTGGCGGCCAGGGCAAAATGACTCGGCGTACCCGATTCGGCGAACGCATCGAAATCAGCGACCCATTCAGCGATGGTGCCTTTCACCTCGCAGCCGTACTTTCTTTCGAAGCGCTGCGTGTCGATTTTCGACAGCGGCACGGTGCCGTTCACCCCTGTTTTCAAAGCATGGAAAAAGGCCTCTTTTCCGACCCCGATCGGACTGACCGGCCCCAGGCCCGTCACCACCACCCTTGTGCCCTTACCGGAGCTGTTCATGCACACTCAGCCTCAAGGGTCTTGTCGATAAACGAGAGTATCGAATCCACACTGGTGATCCTGGGGATGTAGGTTTCATCGACCCGCACCTGGAATGCACCTTCGATGCCGGCGAGGATTTCTATTCCCGACATCGAGTCGGCGCCATAAGCTTCGATGAAGTCCTTGTGGTTCTGGATTTCTTCGGCGTTGACCCCCAAGGCCTGGGAAACGATTTCCTTGATTTTTGCTTCGTGAACGTGAGTCATGAGACCTCCTGGAATGACGCAATCAAATAATGAAAGGAATGACCTTGAAGCTGTCGGCCTGATAACGAACGTAGGATTGGCCAAAAAAACCGACCAACATTTTCTCTTCGCCGTCGACCCGTTTAAGAATCAAGGCCAGTGCAACGGCGAAGATGATCGCCGCCGCGTATACGCTGGCGTACAAGCTGAATCCGGTCACAATGAGCAGCGTGCCGAAATAGGCTGGGTGGCGGATGTAGCGGAAGGCGCCCGCGCGGATCAACTCATGGTCATCCAGCACCCGCAGCGAATGGGAAAAGTGCCGTCCCAATATGATCTTTCCATGGGCTCGAAGGCCGATGCCGCACAGGATCAGCAGCGATCCGGCCAATTGCAGCATCGCATCGCTGCGCGTCAGTAACTGCAGCAGCATGACGATCGCGATGGCGCACGACACCATGAAGCCACTTTTCAGGCCTTTGTCGAATTGGCTGCCGCTGTCGGTTTCGCGCAGGAAATAAAACTCTGCGGCGAGCAGGATGGCGGCCATGACGACTGACTGGAACAACGCAAACCCCGTGCAGACATGCAGCACCCAAGAGGCGCATGCGACCGGCACCAGCAAACTGGCGGCGACATCAATCCTGAACGTTTTCAAAATAAGCCCCCACCAATACCGATAACGTTGAACGAGTCATGATCACTCTCACATCCTTTTCGACCCGCCAGGGGTATACGAACAAGTCATTGAAGCGCGCCCAGGGAAACAACTTGCGCTGGCGCCTGAAGGCATCGACGAAAGACAGCACCTTGTAGATCCTGAACAGTGTGCGCACCTTTACCGTGCGTAGCCTCGCCCGGCCTTCGGCGCCCTGGAGCCGGCGGTACACCTCGTCGACCAGATCGTTATAGGTAACTGTGTCGTCGCTCAGCAGATAGCAGGTTTGCAAAGTCCGTTCGGGAGGACGTGAGAGCCATTGGCGGATGGATCGGGCAATGCTCTCCACGCCAATGACGTGCAAGGCTGGAAGTTCGCTGGTGACCAATGGCAGTAACTTCAATTTGCACATCGAAATCATCGGCAGCAGGTTTTTATCGTGGCGGCCCAGTACCGTCGGCACCCGTAGGATCACGCCCTGCACTTTGTGGTCATTGGCACGAATAACCTGCTCGGCCGCCCATTTGTCGTCCGCGTACGCGTCCCGCCTTTTCTCCGGGTTATAGGCCTTGACGCTGCTCAGGTGGAACAGGTTTTTCTTATCGAGCGGGCCGACTCGGATGGACGCCATTATCTGTTGGGTCAGTGTCTCGTTATTGGCACGGCTCGGCCCCAGGCGACTGAGGCCGATGCCCGTGCAATTGACAATGAAATCGTGATCTTTGACCAGTTCGATAAACGCCCCAGAGCCGACCTCGCACACCGCAAAACCCGCCTTTGGCGAACGCGAATGGCGGGTAACCCGCAGGTCTTGTTCCTGCCTGAGGATTTCGTAGACACCCTGCCCGATAAAACCACTGGCGCCTAAAAGCAGTACCTTCTTCACCTGTCAGTCATCCTTTTCCAGGCGCTAAAGCCTCAACCGTAAAACACCCCGAGCGATACACCGTACGGAACTGCATGCCCTGTTTTTGCAGCGTCTTGCGCACGGTCCTCAAGAACATGCCGTGGGAGACCACGACCGTGGTCTCCCCGGTCCTGGTGCAGGCGGTATAAAGCTCATCGGCCACCTCCACGGCACGCAGGTGTTCCGATCTTCGGGATGCGGCCCCCAACGAAATCCCCATCAGCCAGAGCACGCGATGCAAGGCGAACCATTGCCTCAAGCCCATCTTCAACAAAGGCACGCGACCCAGCCGCAGGTCGAATTCCTTCAATCGGTTGTCTTGCCGGATACGTCCGGCATCGAACAGCCGGCAGGCCGTGGCATAGGCTCGGTTGATCGGCGATGAAATGATGTTCAGCCCTGGCGTCATCAACGGCCCGGACAACTCCGCACGACTCAGGAAATCGGCAATTTCGGTCTCGTCGATCGACGAAGTCT
This genomic interval from Pseudomonas alvandae contains the following:
- a CDS encoding sigma-70 family RNA polymerase sigma factor is translated as MRSDETLGTADLGLLYRTHHSWLQGWLIRRIGCRDNAADLAQDTFVRLLKSRQSSPLREPRAYLSSIARGLMIDQYRRRELERAYLESITLLPQHEVPSEERRLLILDALERIDRMLDMLKPRVRQAFLFARLDGLTCAQIAEKLGVSSATVERDLAIALQHCYRLRYVEA
- a CDS encoding lysophospholipid acyltransferase family protein, which translates into the protein MVGLFIVLSFPFLCVFMLINPKKNRNLHVACRAYSVINRIFLVRVAVRGFNTIAEGKPYIYVVNHQCNYDVMIVAEALKPGTVIVGKESLKWLPLVGQLYWLTGSLFIDRSNPRASIQSMRKVAKNVAANNTSLWIFPEGTRNNGGNLLPFKSGAFRLAKDMGVGIVPVTICSAVRDVAYNSLRSTDVSIVAHPPIEADVVASMNSKDLASHTREIISNMIPIV
- a CDS encoding beta-ketoacyl synthase N-terminal-like domain-containing protein, encoding MSNDAIVALAVNDWVMLRMPGAFEQGGTELHHGLAPRWDLTAGELVPSRELKNFDRQSLLLLAAMSLIEDANQGESLARAAVIGGTSNGSIDTVIQLIKESNESRFAFQVNPAQIPNTVINSSVGQLAIKYGIKGANVSLCAKELSFYSAMVQGLRFARRGDCERIYATAMETFSGEFGTLYADSHGLDAAERIDTAAIFSLRTCSDPQTPGPVVRSCVTGRLFPTSGASLGDLILTFVAGNGVALDRLGQVSVSVAESWRAALDDLGQAFGEKLAVLQRAKALSLSLVGAYQLADLAQSVKAGDVGVMACVDEEGFYGIALVGCSEAQAGAAKGSRDSSKVGDV
- a CDS encoding beta-ketoacyl-[acyl-carrier-protein] synthase family protein, with the protein product MNSSGKGTRVVVTGLGPVSPIGVGKEAFFHALKTGVNGTVPLSKIDTQRFERKYGCEVKGTIAEWVADFDAFAESGTPSHFALAATGLALADAGIERAAIAGKRVNCYFGTTYGESNLIDDMVTAMAQSQPGLHASLGRTFASEISRDVARSIGSTGEAVTIGNACSASNAALIFGYEAIQAGDCELAICGGSDAVYKATFATFHRLGSMTDKDCTPFNAGRKGVLTSEGGSALVLESYERAIRRGAHIYAEVLGFAMNCDADHMVRLNHHSVGDCMKAALANACVPPGTVGYICAHGTGTAANDSNEYKAIEAVFGHSPPPVSSIKSMMGHSMGAAAGFGAIACMLALSEGLPPTINVSEQDPEIPIDVVCEGFRAGKVDVVINNAFAFGGNNSILVFGNPK
- a CDS encoding acyl carrier protein, which translates into the protein MTHVHEAKIKEIVSQALGVNAEEIQNHKDFIEAYGADSMSGIEILAGIEGAFQVRVDETYIPRITSVDSILSFIDKTLEAECA
- a CDS encoding methyltransferase family protein is translated as MKTFRIDVAASLLVPVACASWVLHVCTGFALFQSVVMAAILLAAEFYFLRETDSGSQFDKGLKSGFMVSCAIAIVMLLQLLTRSDAMLQLAGSLLILCGIGLRAHGKIILGRHFSHSLRVLDDHELIRAGAFRYIRHPAYFGTLLIVTGFSLYASVYAAAIIFAVALALILKRVDGEEKMLVGFFGQSYVRYQADSFKVIPFII
- a CDS encoding NAD-dependent epimerase/dehydratase family protein; its protein translation is MKKVLLLGASGFIGQGVYEILRQEQDLRVTRHSRSPKAGFAVCEVGSGAFIELVKDHDFIVNCTGIGLSRLGPSRANNETLTQQIMASIRVGPLDKKNLFHLSSVKAYNPEKRRDAYADDKWAAEQVIRANDHKVQGVILRVPTVLGRHDKNLLPMISMCKLKLLPLVTSELPALHVIGVESIARSIRQWLSRPPERTLQTCYLLSDDTVTYNDLVDEVYRRLQGAEGRARLRTVKVRTLFRIYKVLSFVDAFRRQRKLFPWARFNDLFVYPWRVEKDVRVIMTRSTLSVLVGAYFENVQD
- a CDS encoding histidine phosphatase family protein, producing MIYLIRHATPLIDYGRCGAVSAKVLLDEYNQTSSIDETEIADFLSRAELSGPLMTPGLNIISSPINRAYATACRLFDAGRIRQDNRLKEFDLRLGRVPLLKMGLRQWFALHRVLWLMGISLGAASRRSEHLRAVEVADELYTACTRTGETTVVVSHGMFLRTVRKTLQKQGMQFRTVYRSGCFTVEALAPGKG